Proteins encoded together in one Kitasatospora albolonga window:
- a CDS encoding alpha-ketoglutarate-dependent dioxygenase AlkB: MAVHLQSSLFDQGDEIAVRPLGGLRREHLGHGAWIDVLPQWLQGADTLFGALADGVAWRAEERVMYERVVAVPRLQAFFGEREPLPHPALEAARTALSAHYGAELGEPFTTAGLCYYRDGRDGVAWHGDSSGRGSTEDTMVAILSLGAPRHLALRPRRPGPVPVRRQLGHGDLVVMGGSCQRTWEHAVPKTARAVGPRISVQFRPAGVR, translated from the coding sequence ATGGCCGTACACCTCCAGTCCTCGCTCTTCGACCAGGGGGACGAGATCGCTGTCCGCCCCCTGGGCGGGCTGCGCCGTGAGCATCTGGGCCACGGTGCCTGGATCGATGTGCTCCCGCAGTGGCTCCAGGGGGCCGACACCCTGTTCGGGGCGCTGGCGGACGGGGTGGCCTGGCGGGCGGAGGAGCGGGTCATGTACGAGCGCGTGGTGGCCGTGCCGCGCCTGCAAGCCTTCTTCGGGGAGCGGGAGCCCCTGCCGCACCCCGCGCTGGAGGCCGCCCGTACGGCGCTGAGCGCGCACTACGGGGCCGAGCTCGGTGAGCCCTTCACCACGGCGGGGCTCTGCTACTACCGGGACGGGCGGGACGGGGTCGCCTGGCACGGTGACTCGTCCGGCCGGGGCTCCACCGAGGACACCATGGTGGCGATCCTCTCCCTGGGCGCCCCGCGCCACCTCGCGCTGCGGCCCCGCCGCCCGGGGCCCGTCCCCGTACGGCGGCAGCTCGGCCACGGCGATCTGGTCGTCATGGGCGGCAGCTGCCAGCGCACCTGGGAGCACGCGGTCCCGAAGACGGCCCGGGCGGTGGGGCCGCGGATCAGCGTCCAGTTCCGGCCGGCCGGGGTGCGCTGA
- a CDS encoding choline oxidase yields MPEESPVRNPVPTFDYVVVGGGTAGAVVAARLSEDPATTVCVLEAGPSDVGDDSILRLDRWMALLESGYDWDYPVEPQEYGNSFMRHARAKVLGGCSSHNSCIAFWAPAEDLDEWGALGCTGWSAADCFPLYRRLETNDAPGDHHGRSGPVTLRTVPPDDPCGRALLAACAEAGIPTTPFNTGTTVVRGAHWFQINAREDGTRSSASVSYLHPVLGKRPNLEVRTGLQAKRLLFDDENGDRCTGVEYLEPDTVHSGRVHARREVVVACGAIDSPKLLMLSGIGPAGHLRETGIDVRADSPGVGSHLQDHPEGVIMWEARQPMVTASTQWWEIGIFADTEPGLDRPDLMFHYGSVPFDLNTYRRGYPTSENAFCLTPNVTRARSRGTVRLRTRDFRDKPRVDPRYFTDEHDVRVMTYGLRLARDIVARPAMAAWAGTELAPGPGATTDAELFDYIRETHNTVYHPAGTVRMGAVDDPDSPLDPQLRVKGVTGLRVADASVMPVLTTANPCITTMMIGEKCADLIKGS; encoded by the coding sequence ATGCCCGAAGAGAGCCCTGTGCGGAACCCTGTGCCCACGTTCGACTACGTCGTGGTCGGCGGCGGTACGGCGGGTGCCGTCGTCGCCGCCCGGCTGAGCGAGGACCCCGCCACCACCGTCTGCGTCCTGGAGGCTGGCCCCTCGGACGTGGGCGACGACAGCATCCTGCGGCTGGACCGGTGGATGGCGCTGCTGGAGTCCGGCTACGACTGGGACTACCCGGTGGAGCCGCAGGAGTACGGCAACAGCTTCATGCGCCACGCCCGTGCCAAGGTGCTCGGCGGCTGCTCCTCGCACAACTCGTGCATCGCCTTCTGGGCCCCGGCCGAGGACCTCGACGAGTGGGGCGCGCTGGGCTGCACCGGGTGGAGCGCGGCGGACTGCTTCCCGCTCTACCGGCGGCTGGAGACCAATGACGCGCCCGGCGACCACCACGGCCGCTCCGGCCCGGTCACCCTCCGCACGGTCCCGCCGGACGACCCGTGCGGCCGGGCCCTGCTGGCGGCCTGCGCCGAGGCGGGCATCCCCACCACCCCGTTCAACACGGGCACCACGGTGGTCCGGGGCGCGCACTGGTTCCAGATCAACGCCCGCGAGGACGGGACCCGTTCCTCGGCCTCGGTCTCGTACCTCCATCCCGTCCTGGGGAAGCGGCCCAACCTGGAGGTACGGACCGGGCTCCAGGCCAAGCGCCTGCTCTTCGACGACGAGAACGGCGACCGGTGCACCGGGGTGGAGTACCTGGAGCCCGACACCGTCCACAGCGGCAGGGTGCACGCCCGGCGCGAAGTGGTCGTCGCCTGCGGGGCGATCGACTCCCCCAAGCTGCTGATGCTCTCCGGGATCGGCCCGGCCGGTCATCTGCGGGAGACCGGAATCGACGTCCGGGCCGACTCCCCCGGGGTCGGCTCGCACCTCCAGGACCACCCCGAGGGCGTGATCATGTGGGAGGCCAGGCAGCCCATGGTCACCGCCTCCACCCAGTGGTGGGAGATCGGCATCTTCGCCGACACGGAACCGGGCCTGGACCGGCCGGACCTGATGTTCCACTACGGCTCGGTGCCGTTCGACCTGAACACCTACCGGCGCGGCTACCCCACGTCGGAGAACGCCTTCTGCCTCACCCCGAACGTCACCCGGGCCCGCTCCCGGGGCACGGTCCGCCTCCGCACCCGGGACTTCCGGGACAAGCCCCGGGTCGATCCGCGCTACTTCACCGACGAGCACGACGTACGGGTGATGACGTACGGGCTCCGCCTCGCCCGGGACATCGTGGCGCGGCCCGCGATGGCCGCCTGGGCGGGCACCGAGCTGGCTCCGGGCCCCGGCGCGACCACGGACGCGGAGCTGTTCGACTACATCCGCGAGACCCACAACACCGTCTACCACCCGGCGGGGACGGTCCGGATGGGGGCGGTGGACGACCCGGACTCGCCGCTCGACCCGCAGCTGCGGGTCAAGGGGGTCACCGGGCTGCGGGTGGCCGACGCGTCGGTGATGCCGGTGCTGACCACGGCCAATCCGTGCATCACGACGATGATGATCGGTGAGAAGTGCGCGGATCTGATCAAGGGGAGCTGA
- a CDS encoding amino acid permease, producing the protein MSRTKGAEGPDGRTVDSGHDDDALGELGYRPELKRTLGNFHTFAAGISYISILTGTFQLFYFGVTFGGPAYWWSWPMVFCGQLMVALCFCELAARYPVAGSVYNWAKKMGGPHVGWLGGWMMMTATMVTLSAVALAYQITLPQIDGWFQFIGDGSGQNDQAANAVLLGTVLILFSTLVNAFGIKLMARINSAGVFIELIAAVALIVFLGAHITRGPSTALTETYGLGSGTNLGYLGAFLTASLASAYVMYGFDTASSLGEESHNPGRNAPRAILRALIASFLIGAFILLFALLSVPDLKAEELSTGGLQYVVLATLGETVGEIFLWSVVVAITVCVLAVQAAGIRLMFAMARDNNLPAGSKLAKVSPRFQTPVVPAVLIGVVGVVILVVNINQPQIFSVITSIAIIMIYLAYLLVTVPMLLRRLRGTWQPREGAFSLGRWGLPVNVLAVLWGTAMSLNLAWPRAEVYNATGPQHWYLRWGAFLFIGVVALGGFAYYWFVQRHRTGVLAEHRFLPEDPTAPPPNP; encoded by the coding sequence GTGAGCCGGACCAAGGGGGCCGAGGGTCCCGACGGCCGTACGGTGGACAGCGGCCACGACGACGACGCGCTCGGAGAGCTCGGCTACCGCCCCGAACTCAAGCGCACCCTCGGCAACTTCCACACCTTCGCTGCCGGGATCAGCTACATCTCGATCCTCACCGGCACCTTCCAGCTGTTCTACTTCGGCGTCACCTTCGGCGGCCCCGCCTACTGGTGGTCCTGGCCGATGGTCTTCTGCGGGCAGCTGATGGTGGCGCTGTGCTTCTGCGAGCTGGCGGCCCGCTATCCGGTGGCCGGTTCGGTCTACAACTGGGCCAAGAAGATGGGCGGCCCGCACGTGGGGTGGCTCGGCGGCTGGATGATGATGACGGCCACCATGGTCACGCTCTCGGCGGTGGCGCTGGCCTACCAGATCACGCTGCCGCAGATCGACGGCTGGTTCCAGTTCATCGGGGACGGCAGCGGGCAGAACGACCAGGCGGCCAACGCCGTCCTGCTCGGCACGGTGCTCATCCTCTTCTCCACCCTGGTCAACGCGTTCGGCATCAAGCTGATGGCCCGGATCAACTCGGCGGGCGTCTTCATCGAGCTGATCGCCGCCGTCGCCCTGATCGTCTTCCTGGGCGCCCACATCACCCGGGGGCCCAGCACCGCGCTGACGGAGACGTACGGCCTCGGCAGCGGTACGAACCTCGGCTACCTCGGCGCGTTCCTCACCGCGTCGCTCGCCTCCGCGTACGTCATGTACGGATTCGACACCGCCTCCTCCCTCGGCGAGGAGTCGCACAACCCGGGCCGCAACGCGCCCCGCGCCATCCTGCGGGCGCTCATCGCGTCGTTCCTGATCGGCGCCTTCATCCTGCTCTTCGCTCTGCTCTCGGTGCCGGACCTGAAGGCGGAGGAGCTGTCGACGGGCGGACTCCAGTACGTGGTGCTCGCGACGCTCGGGGAGACCGTCGGGGAGATCTTCCTCTGGTCGGTGGTCGTCGCGATCACCGTCTGCGTCCTGGCGGTGCAGGCGGCCGGTATCCGGCTGATGTTCGCCATGGCCCGGGACAACAACCTGCCCGCCGGCTCGAAGCTGGCCAAGGTCAGCCCCCGCTTCCAGACGCCCGTGGTGCCCGCCGTGCTGATCGGGGTGGTGGGCGTGGTGATCCTGGTGGTGAACATCAACCAGCCGCAGATCTTCTCGGTGATCACCAGCATCGCGATCATCATGATCTACCTGGCGTATCTGCTGGTCACCGTGCCCATGCTGCTGCGGAGGCTGCGCGGTACGTGGCAGCCGCGCGAGGGCGCGTTCTCGCTGGGGCGCTGGGGGCTGCCGGTCAACGTGCTCGCGGTGCTGTGGGGCACGGCGATGTCCCTCAACCTGGCCTGGCCGCGCGCCGAGGTCTACAACGCGACGGGGCCGCAGCACTGGTATCTGCGGTGGGGCGCGTTCCTGTTCATCGGGGTCGTCGCGCTGGGCGGCTTCGCCTACTACTGGTTCGTCCAGCGCCACCGTACGGGCGTGCTCGCCGAGCACCGCTTTCTGCCCGAGGACCCCACCGCTCCCCCGCCGAATCCTTGA
- a CDS encoding betaine-aldehyde dehydrogenase: MPELFIDGRWTTAADGGTREIRCPADGSLVATVDEGGPKDADAAVAAARRAFDDGPWPGTPAAERGRLLLRVAELLERDKDTFARAESLDTGKRLVESAYDMDDIANCFRYFGNLVAAGTTDRVVDTGMPDVDSRIVYEPVGVCALITPWNYPLLQTAWKVAPALAAGNTFVLKPSELTPHTAVLLMGLLVEAELPEGVANLVLGAGAAVGAPLTEDPRVDMVSFTGGLVTGRAIMAAAAPTVKKVALELGGKNPNIVFADADFETAVDYALMAVFLHSGQVCSAGARLLVQDELHDRFVDELVARARRIRLGGPFDEDARSGPLISAAHRDKVEAYVAEGIAEGAVLRCGGARPDDPALADGFYYPPTVLDECRSAMSVVRDESFGPVLTVERFQDEDEAVRLANGTVYGLAGAVWTRDGGRAHRVAARLRAGTVWINDFHPYVPQAEWGGMKQSGFGRELGPTGLAEYQEAKHVWRNVAAVPQRWFE, translated from the coding sequence ATGCCGGAGCTGTTCATCGACGGCCGGTGGACCACCGCCGCCGACGGGGGGACGCGGGAGATCCGCTGCCCCGCCGACGGCTCCCTGGTGGCCACCGTCGACGAGGGCGGGCCGAAGGACGCCGACGCGGCCGTCGCCGCCGCGCGCCGGGCCTTCGACGACGGGCCCTGGCCCGGTACGCCTGCCGCCGAGCGCGGGCGGCTGCTGCTGCGGGTCGCCGAGCTGCTGGAGCGCGACAAGGACACGTTCGCGCGGGCGGAGTCGCTGGACACCGGGAAGCGGCTGGTGGAGAGCGCGTACGACATGGACGACATCGCCAACTGCTTCCGCTACTTCGGCAACCTCGTCGCCGCCGGGACCACCGACCGGGTCGTCGACACCGGGATGCCGGACGTGGACAGCCGGATCGTGTACGAGCCCGTCGGCGTCTGCGCGCTCATCACCCCGTGGAACTACCCGCTCCTCCAGACCGCCTGGAAGGTCGCCCCCGCGCTCGCGGCGGGCAACACGTTCGTGCTCAAGCCGAGCGAGCTGACCCCGCACACCGCCGTCCTCCTCATGGGGCTGCTCGTGGAGGCCGAGTTGCCGGAAGGGGTCGCCAATCTGGTGCTCGGGGCGGGGGCGGCGGTGGGGGCTCCGCTCACCGAGGACCCCCGGGTGGACATGGTGTCGTTCACCGGCGGGCTCGTCACCGGCCGAGCGATCATGGCGGCCGCCGCGCCCACGGTGAAGAAGGTGGCCCTGGAGCTGGGCGGCAAGAACCCGAACATCGTCTTCGCCGACGCCGACTTCGAGACCGCCGTCGACTACGCGCTGATGGCGGTCTTCCTCCACTCCGGCCAGGTCTGCTCCGCCGGGGCCCGGCTGCTGGTCCAGGACGAGCTGCACGACCGGTTCGTGGACGAGCTGGTCGCGCGGGCCCGCCGGATCAGGCTGGGCGGCCCCTTCGACGAGGACGCCCGCAGCGGCCCGCTGATCTCCGCCGCCCACCGCGACAAGGTCGAGGCGTACGTGGCCGAGGGCATCGCCGAAGGCGCCGTACTGCGCTGCGGGGGCGCCCGGCCCGACGACCCGGCGCTGGCGGACGGCTTCTACTACCCGCCGACCGTGCTGGACGAGTGCCGCTCCGCCATGTCGGTGGTGCGGGACGAGTCGTTCGGGCCGGTGCTCACGGTGGAGCGGTTCCAGGACGAGGACGAGGCGGTCCGGCTGGCCAACGGGACGGTGTACGGGCTGGCGGGAGCGGTCTGGACCCGGGACGGCGGGCGCGCCCACCGGGTGGCCGCGCGGCTGCGCGCCGGGACCGTGTGGATCAACGACTTCCACCCCTACGTACCGCAGGCGGAGTGGGGCGGTATGAAGCAGTCCGGTTTCGGCCGTGAGCTGGGGCCGACAGGGCTGGCGGAGTACCAGGAGGCCAAGCACGTCTGGCGCAACGTGGCCGCCGTTCCGCAACGGTGGTTCGAGTGA
- a CDS encoding MFS transporter translates to MPDITTESPIPAGASPAPAEPPRRAGRREWLGLFVLMLPTLLLALDATVLNLAIPQISADLRPTGTQVLWSVDIYGFMIAGLLVTMGTLGDRIGRRRLLMIGAFGFGLSSVLAAFSTGPEMLIAARALLGITGATLMPSTLALISNMFKDPRQRGVAISVWVTCFSVGVAVGPVLGGALLEWFWWGSVFLLAVPVMVLLLVVAPVLLPEYKDADAGRLDLASVVLSLVAVLPVIYGVKHLAEYGVGPLAFGSLAVGLFFGVVFVRRQRGLADPLLDLRLFADRAFGAALLVLLLGLGLMGGLYLFITQYLQLVEGLSPIEAGLWLLPAAGALIIASSLTPAVAQRVRPGYVVGGSLFLSVLGYGLVSQVGSVGGLPLLVTGFVLIYTGISPMMVLGTDLVVGSAPPEKAGSAAAMSEAGMEFGIALGIAGLGSVVTAVYRDELSGALASDLPASAADTAWDTLAGAESVARNLSGPAGAELLEQAREAFTSGLNLAAGLAGVIVTVLAVAAIVLLRHIPAGGEAPAGEPDAGTAAETDGETGGKAADGTAEAPEPSRT, encoded by the coding sequence ATGCCCGACATCACCACAGAGTCCCCGATCCCCGCAGGGGCCTCCCCTGCCCCGGCGGAACCACCCCGGAGAGCCGGGCGGCGGGAGTGGCTCGGCCTCTTCGTGCTCATGCTCCCCACCCTCCTGCTGGCCCTCGACGCGACCGTGCTGAACCTCGCGATTCCGCAGATCAGCGCGGATCTGCGGCCCACCGGCACGCAGGTGCTGTGGAGCGTGGACATCTACGGCTTCATGATCGCCGGGCTGCTGGTCACCATGGGCACACTGGGCGACCGCATCGGCCGGCGCAGGCTGCTGATGATCGGGGCGTTCGGCTTCGGCCTCTCCTCGGTCCTCGCCGCGTTCTCCACCGGTCCGGAGATGCTGATCGCGGCCCGTGCGCTGCTCGGTATCACCGGCGCCACGCTGATGCCCTCGACGCTGGCCCTGATCAGCAACATGTTCAAGGACCCCCGGCAGCGCGGGGTCGCCATCAGTGTCTGGGTGACCTGCTTCTCCGTCGGTGTCGCCGTCGGCCCGGTCCTGGGCGGGGCGCTGCTGGAGTGGTTCTGGTGGGGCTCGGTGTTCCTGCTCGCCGTGCCGGTGATGGTGCTGCTCCTGGTCGTCGCGCCCGTCCTGCTCCCCGAGTACAAGGACGCCGACGCCGGACGCCTGGACCTGGCCAGCGTGGTGCTGTCCCTGGTGGCGGTGCTGCCGGTGATCTACGGGGTCAAGCATCTGGCCGAGTACGGGGTGGGACCCCTGGCGTTCGGCTCCCTCGCGGTCGGCCTGTTCTTCGGGGTGGTGTTCGTCCGGCGTCAGCGGGGTCTGGCCGATCCGCTGCTGGACCTGCGGCTGTTCGCCGACCGCGCGTTCGGCGCCGCCCTGCTGGTGCTGCTGCTCGGGCTGGGCCTGATGGGCGGGCTCTACCTGTTCATCACGCAGTACCTCCAGCTGGTGGAGGGGCTGTCGCCGATCGAGGCGGGGCTGTGGCTGCTGCCCGCGGCCGGGGCGCTGATCATCGCCTCCTCGCTGACGCCCGCCGTCGCCCAGCGGGTCCGTCCCGGGTATGTCGTCGGCGGCTCCCTGTTCCTCTCGGTGCTGGGGTACGGGCTGGTCAGCCAGGTCGGGAGCGTCGGCGGGCTGCCGCTGCTGGTGACCGGCTTCGTGCTCATCTACACGGGCATCAGCCCGATGATGGTGCTCGGTACGGACCTGGTCGTGGGCTCCGCGCCGCCGGAGAAGGCCGGTTCGGCCGCCGCCATGTCGGAGGCGGGCATGGAGTTCGGCATCGCGCTGGGCATCGCGGGCCTCGGCAGTGTCGTTACCGCCGTGTACCGGGACGAGCTCAGCGGTGCCCTCGCGTCGGACCTGCCCGCCTCGGCGGCGGACACGGCATGGGACACGCTCGCCGGTGCAGAATCCGTGGCCCGGAACCTGTCCGGTCCGGCGGGCGCCGAGCTCCTGGAGCAGGCCCGGGAGGCGTTCACCAGCGGTCTGAACCTCGCGGCGGGCCTCGCCGGGGTCATCGTGACCGTGCTCGCCGTCGCGGCGATCGTGCTGCTGCGGCACATACCGGCCGGGGGCGAGGCCCCGGCCGGGGAGCCTGATGCGGGAACGGCCGCGGAAACGGACGGCGAGACCGGCGGCAAGGCAGCCGACGGGACAGCCGAGGCCCCGGAGCCGTCGCGTACGTGA
- a CDS encoding AfsR family transcriptional regulator, whose amino-acid sequence MRFGVLGPLAVWTADGGPVTVPGARTRALLAALLAHEGHPVSADRLVDEVWGEEELPGNPAAALQTRIWQLRKALGDAEPGGRDLLTLRDEGYLLRTGPEAVDMARFLALVARARAAGDPRSRAALLVEALGLWRGAPFSGFEDAAFARPVVTRLEETRLAAVEELAEARIELGEHVAVAEELQELVGRHPLRERLCGLRMRALYAAGRAGEALAGYQELRTRLAAELGLDPGPELTALHQAMLEQDPRLTAPSTAPDRHRPTTNLPAPLTRLIGREGALAEVERLLTTARQVTLTGSGGVGKTRLALEAAARLADGFPDGAWLVELAALSPAGGANPVDPVAEAVMTALGIREDGGPASPAANAPSSPGSSSPDPSSPRPSSPAGRLAEALANRRLLLLLDNCEHIVDAVAELAALLLKRAPGLRILATSQEPFGALGEVVWTVPPLEVPSLGTPSRGVGTLSREALELEGTPPDEATPARDPAPTPRLDDVARSSAVELFTARAAAASPGFTLDAHNARDVAVICRRLDGIPLALELAATRVRALGVRGLVARLDDRFRLLATGYRGAPPRQQTLRAMIDWSWDLLTGPERAVLRRLAVHADGCTLEAAEAVCAGRGVDRDEVLDLLARLVDRSLVVMADSGDEPRYRLLESVAQYGLARLDEAGESDEMRRSHRRYYTELVERTAPLIHGPGQRRWLRALDAETANVRRVLQDAGREGGAEDALRLVNALTWYWFLRGRLREAGRSLEAALEAAGPGAPASPLAQARAWRAGFAVLVGDGTERARYGRAAVESAQGVTDRRERARAQWFLGFALFGVGDQATSEELVEGALEGFRELGDAWGTAAALSVRANQAHVRGDLDRLARDGHRSAELFAELADEWGQLQTVEPLAALAEMAGDYDRAAELHQEGLRRAEGLGLWPEAADRLTGLGSTAMLTGDHARARAFHQQAMRLAAEHSFKPGEIHARIGLGLGARREGRFDTAETHMRRALEWQSALSFEPGRALVLAELGFIAEQRGRADEALRLHLDGWTSARSTGDPRAMALALEGLAGAHALAGRPAYAALLLGAAHTARESVGMPLPPAERGDVDRITAAVRAHLDEDAHRAAYHRGTGLTPEEALAADGR is encoded by the coding sequence ATGCGATTCGGGGTGCTGGGGCCACTGGCCGTGTGGACGGCGGACGGCGGCCCCGTCACGGTGCCCGGAGCCAGGACCCGGGCGCTGCTGGCCGCCCTGCTCGCGCACGAGGGCCACCCGGTGAGCGCGGACCGGCTCGTGGACGAGGTGTGGGGCGAGGAGGAGCTCCCCGGCAACCCCGCCGCCGCGCTCCAGACCAGGATCTGGCAACTGCGGAAGGCGCTCGGCGACGCGGAGCCGGGAGGCCGCGACCTGCTGACCTTGCGCGATGAGGGCTACCTGCTGCGTACGGGGCCGGAGGCCGTCGACATGGCCCGGTTCCTGGCCCTGGTGGCGCGCGCCAGGGCGGCCGGCGATCCCCGGTCCCGCGCGGCCCTGCTGGTCGAGGCGCTCGGTCTGTGGCGAGGCGCCCCGTTCTCCGGGTTCGAGGACGCCGCCTTCGCCCGCCCGGTCGTCACCCGGCTGGAGGAGACCCGCCTCGCCGCCGTCGAGGAGCTCGCCGAGGCCCGGATCGAGCTGGGCGAACATGTCGCCGTGGCCGAGGAGTTGCAGGAGCTCGTCGGGCGCCACCCGTTGCGCGAGCGGCTGTGCGGCCTCCGGATGCGCGCGCTGTACGCCGCCGGGCGGGCGGGTGAGGCGCTGGCCGGTTACCAGGAGCTGCGGACCCGCCTCGCCGCCGAACTCGGCCTGGACCCCGGCCCCGAACTCACCGCCCTGCACCAGGCGATGCTGGAACAGGACCCGCGGCTGACCGCCCCCTCCACCGCTCCGGACCGGCATCGGCCCACCACGAACCTGCCCGCCCCGCTCACGCGGCTCATCGGCCGCGAGGGGGCGTTGGCCGAGGTGGAGCGGCTGCTCACCACCGCACGCCAGGTGACCCTGACCGGTTCCGGCGGTGTCGGCAAGACCCGGCTGGCGCTGGAGGCGGCGGCCCGGCTCGCCGACGGCTTCCCCGACGGGGCCTGGCTGGTCGAGCTCGCCGCGCTGAGCCCTGCGGGCGGCGCGAACCCGGTGGACCCCGTCGCGGAGGCCGTCATGACGGCGCTCGGCATCAGGGAGGACGGGGGGCCCGCGTCCCCCGCCGCGAACGCCCCCTCCTCACCCGGCTCTTCGTCGCCCGATCCTTCTTCCCCCCGTCCTTCCTCACCCGCCGGACGGCTCGCCGAGGCGCTGGCGAACAGACGTCTCCTGCTGCTCCTGGACAACTGCGAGCACATCGTCGACGCGGTCGCCGAACTGGCGGCGCTGCTGCTGAAGCGCGCCCCCGGCCTGCGAATCCTGGCCACCAGTCAGGAGCCGTTCGGGGCCCTGGGCGAGGTGGTGTGGACCGTACCCCCGCTGGAGGTGCCTTCACTGGGGACGCCTTCACGGGGAGTGGGGACGCTTTCACGGGAAGCGCTCGAGCTGGAGGGGACTCCGCCGGACGAGGCGACCCCGGCCCGCGACCCGGCCCCCACCCCGCGGCTCGACGACGTGGCGCGCTCCAGTGCCGTCGAGCTGTTCACCGCCCGTGCCGCCGCCGCCTCGCCCGGCTTCACGCTCGACGCTCACAACGCGCGGGACGTCGCGGTGATCTGCCGTCGGCTCGACGGAATCCCCCTGGCGCTCGAACTGGCCGCCACCCGCGTACGGGCCCTCGGCGTACGGGGGTTGGTCGCGCGGCTGGACGACCGCTTCCGGCTCCTCGCCACCGGCTACCGGGGCGCCCCGCCCCGCCAGCAGACGCTCCGGGCGATGATCGACTGGAGCTGGGACCTGCTGACCGGGCCCGAACGCGCCGTCCTGCGCCGCCTCGCCGTCCATGCCGACGGATGCACCCTGGAGGCGGCGGAAGCGGTCTGCGCCGGGCGGGGAGTGGACCGGGACGAGGTGCTGGACCTGCTGGCCCGGCTGGTGGACCGCTCCCTGGTCGTCATGGCCGACAGCGGCGACGAACCCCGCTACCGGCTCCTGGAATCCGTGGCGCAGTACGGGCTGGCCCGTCTGGACGAGGCGGGCGAGAGCGACGAGATGCGCCGGAGCCACCGCCGGTACTACACGGAACTGGTCGAGCGCACCGCGCCGTTGATCCACGGCCCCGGCCAGCGGCGGTGGCTGCGCGCCCTGGACGCGGAGACCGCCAACGTACGGCGGGTGCTCCAGGACGCGGGCCGCGAGGGCGGGGCCGAGGACGCCCTGCGCCTCGTCAACGCGCTGACCTGGTACTGGTTCCTGCGGGGCAGGCTCCGCGAGGCGGGCCGCTCCCTGGAGGCGGCGCTCGAAGCGGCCGGCCCCGGGGCCCCGGCCTCCCCGCTGGCCCAGGCCCGGGCCTGGCGGGCCGGGTTCGCCGTGCTCGTCGGTGACGGGACGGAGCGGGCGCGGTACGGCCGGGCCGCCGTGGAGAGCGCCCAGGGTGTCACGGACCGGCGGGAGCGGGCCAGGGCCCAGTGGTTCCTCGGCTTCGCCCTGTTCGGCGTCGGGGACCAGGCCACCAGCGAGGAGCTCGTCGAAGGGGCGCTGGAAGGGTTCCGGGAGCTCGGCGACGCCTGGGGCACCGCCGCCGCCCTGAGCGTACGGGCCAACCAGGCCCATGTCCGGGGCGATCTGGACCGGCTCGCGCGCGACGGGCACCGCAGCGCCGAACTCTTCGCCGAACTGGCCGACGAATGGGGCCAGTTGCAGACGGTCGAGCCGCTCGCCGCGCTCGCGGAGATGGCCGGTGACTACGACCGGGCGGCCGAGCTGCACCAGGAGGGGCTGCGCCGGGCGGAGGGCCTCGGGCTCTGGCCGGAGGCCGCCGACCGGCTGACCGGTCTGGGCAGCACCGCCATGCTCACCGGGGACCACGCCCGGGCGCGCGCCTTCCACCAGCAGGCGATGCGCCTGGCGGCCGAGCACAGCTTCAAGCCGGGGGAGATCCACGCCCGGATCGGCCTCGGCCTGGGCGCCCGCCGCGAAGGCCGGTTCGACACCGCCGAGACCCATATGCGCCGCGCGCTGGAGTGGCAGTCCGCCCTGTCCTTCGAACCCGGCCGCGCCCTGGTCCTGGCCGAACTGGGCTTCATCGCCGAACAGCGGGGCCGGGCGGACGAGGCCCTGCGCCTCCACCTGGACGGCTGGACCTCCGCACGCAGCACCGGCGACCCCCGGGCCATGGCGCTCGCCCTGGAGGGCCTGGCCGGAGCACACGCCCTCGCGGGACGCCCGGCGTACGCGGCCCTGCTGCTCGGCGCCGCCCACACGGCCCGGGAATCGGTCGGTATGCCGCTGCCCCCCGCCGAACGCGGCGACGTCGACCGCATCACGGCGGCGGTACGGGCCCACCTGGACGAGGACGCCCACCGGGCCGCGTACCACCGGGGCACCGGCCTCACCCCCGAGGAAGCGCTCGCCGCGGACGGGCGATGA